A window of Rhipicephalus microplus isolate Deutch F79 chromosome X, USDA_Rmic, whole genome shotgun sequence genomic DNA:
TCGAAGAAACAGTTCGTGGCGGGACATCTCGCGCGCAAGGTGGTCTACCGAGAGGTGACTCGAATGCGGATGCCGAAGAGGACCGACGGCACAGCGAGGCACCGCCGTGCGCCGGGAGAACAAAGCTTGACGGACCGAGGTTGCGGGATTTCCTGCACTGCAGCCATGCCACTGCGGAAGATCGGCGACAACATTCCGGGAAACACTAGAGGAGCGAATGCGATGTCGATGCCTCCCGCAAGAAGCCCCTGTGAAGGTGAGTTTTGTTATGAATGTTTATGAACAATAGCAGTGACCGATGAATCAACAACTTAGACTCGTTAAAGCATTGTACTTGAGCCAGTCAGCTAGAGGAGCAGTTGTCAGTGCTGTACTGTTGTGAAATAATGCCACTGCTGGTGCATGGCATACCTATCGAATGCTCATCCTACATACTGCCTTTCACGCCTAGAGGTGGCACTTTCGGAAGCGAGTCTTTTTTTAAAAGTTTCTTAACTCTACGCAGCCATTTGCCGGGGAGGTCGGTTCACCCTGGTCTCACGAGTGTCCTCCTCCTGGGCACAAGCAGGTGTTTGTGCCCATTCACATGAATCTGAGGTACCAGACAAGCCACAGTCGTCGAGCCCCAAAAGGAAGCAATGGGAGGAGATGTGGTTGGTGTGAAAGTCTCATCAATACAGTCCACGACAACCGGGGCACATGGCGCTGCAGCGAAAGGCCTTCTAAATGCGCCCATGTTTCTACAGTTTCACAATAACCCGCGATTACAATCTATTTGTATCTGCTTTGTCTCACAACTCTAAGCGTTTAGAGTTTGTAAGTATTGTTAATAAAATCAAATTGAGGCGTCATTACCGTCTTATGATTTGAAACATATTTACGTGATTTTTCCCAAGATCAAGCAACGAGGAGAGGCTTCGTTGTTTATTCTCGCATGATACTATTTTAATGCCTCAGTGGCATTAAAAAATATTTCGGAAGCAGCCTCACTAACACACATAAATCATTGTGATACAGCATGTCGGCACCTTCTGAATTGCAAGCTACGATAATATTTCAAGTCCAGCCTACGTGGTGGCTCATTGGCGGGGCTTGCCAGCTGACTCAAAAAACCTCGGGTTCAATCCCTGCCGCTTGCTCGCATTTCGGAAAGTGAAATGCTGAAAGCAATTTTCGTGCCACTCGAGCGCACAAAAATAGCTGGAGCCCTATAttatacggcgtctttcatagccTGAGTCATGGCCTCTATTTCATGTAAACATCGATTGactcacaataaaacaatttATTGCGGCAAGTTTGTGTGATCAGCGTTGTCATTTCGCGTGGCCTGTAAGCGGCATCACTAACATGCTCAGGTAAGCATGCAAGATACGTGTGAGCTTCTTGTAAGTAGTGTACTACAGTGTACTCTATGAAAACGAGACTGATTGAGAGGGGGCTGCTGCAACGAGCTGTGAACAGCCACGAGGCCGAAGCAGAAGACGACGGTGTCGTCTGTTACTTGGAATGCCAGCCGCCATATCGAAACGCCCTGCTCTATTGAAACCTATTGAGTTTTATGCGGAGCTATAAATATACAAACAATATCCTTAGTTACTTTTTGTTTGAAAAGGTATTTGAGTGTTGAAGATAATGAGAGCTCTTTCAGTTATGAGAAAAATAGTGATTTCCCAATATTTTTACAACTTCTACCTAAATCGATACGGCGCTATCATCGCGTCCAATTTTCATCCCCATCGGCTCTATGGGAATGTCTCTTTCTAAGCCGCGCTGAGCGCGTTCAAGGCGTCTAGAGAGCCAATCAAAACGCGCT
This region includes:
- the LOC142777021 gene encoding uncharacterized protein LOC142777021 produces the protein MRMPKRTDGTARHRRAPGEQSLTDRGCGISCTAAMPLRKIGDNIPGNTRGANAMSMPPARSPCEAICRGGRFTLVSRVSSSWAQAGVCAHSHESEVPDKPQSSSPKRKQWEEMWLV